In the Burkholderia multivorans ATCC BAA-247 genome, CACGCTGATCACCTATCTGCAGATCGTGGCCGATCTGCATGCGCGCTACGGGCATCTGTCGAATGCCGAGCTCGCGCGCGTGAAGCCCGATCCGATCGACGGACTCTCGCGCTGGGCGCTCGACTACTTGTCGCATACGCGCGACCGCTCGCTGCAGGCGATGCTCGACGCGGCGGTCGAACGCAAGTATTCGGCGAGCCCCGACGTGTTCTATACGGGCGGCGGCGCGCAGGTGTTCTCGAACTTCGAGAAGTCCGACAACGGCCGCATCATGACGCTGCATACCGCGTTCGAGCATTCGGTGAACCTCGTGTTCGTGCGGCTGATGCGCGACATCGTCCACTATGAAATGGTGCAGACGGCCGGCCCGTCGTCGTCGTGGCTCGGCGATCCGGAACAGCGCAAGCAGTATCTGCAGCAGTTCGTCGACGGCGAAAGCAGGGTGTACGTGAAGCGCTACTACACGCGCTATGCCGGGAAATCGCCCGACGACGCGCTTGCGCTGATGCTGCAGGACGTCCGCAAGTCGCCGCCGAAGATCGCGACCGTGCTGCGCAGCGTCGCGCCGAACGAATCGCTCGCGTGGTTCGAGGCGCAAATGCGTAAGCAACTGAAGGGCACGCCGGCGGCCGCGCTGTCCGACGACGATCTTGCGGCGCTGTATGCGAAGTACGCGATCGATCGCTTCAATCTGAACGATCGGGGCTATATCGCGAGCGTGCATCCGCTCGCACTATGGACGCTCAACTATCTGCGCGCACATCCGGATGCGCCGCTCGACGACGTGCTGCGCGACAGCCGCGACGCGCGCTTCTATACGTATTCGTGGCTGTACAAGACGCGCTATCACGCCACGCAGGACCGCCGCATCCGTCGCATGGTCGAACTGCGCGCCTACGGCGCGATCACGAAGGCCTGGCGTGCACTCGGCTATCCGTTTGCCGAGGTCACGCCGTCGTACGCGGCGGCGATCGGCGCATCGGGCGATCAGCCGGACGCGCTCGCGAAACTGATCGGCCTGATCGCGAACGGCGGCGACAAGGCGCCGACGGAAACGATCACGCGCCTGGACTTCGCGAAGGGCACGCCGTACGAAACGCGCTTCGTGCGCGCGCCCGCGCAGCCGCAGCCGGTGCTGTCGCCGGAAATCGTCAACGTCGCACGCACGCTGCTGCGCGACGTCGTGCTGAACGGCACCGCGCGGCGTCTCGCGGGCGGGCTCACGTTGCCCGACGGCAAGACGCTGCCGGTGTACGGCAAGACCGGTACGGGCGACCAGCGCTTCAACGTGTATGCGCGCGGTGCGCGGCTGATCGAATCGCGCAAGGTGAATCGCAGCGGCACGTTCGTATTCGTGATCGGCGACCGGTTCTTCGGCGTGCTGACCGCGACCGCTCACGAACCGTATGCGGCACGCTACGACTTCACGAGCGCGATGGCCGTGCAGTTGCTGAAGTCGATGGCACCGGCGCTCGCGCCGCTGATCGAGCGCCCGGCCAACGCCGGCGTGCGCACCGCCGGGCCGGCGCCGCAGGCGGAGCTGCCCGCGCAGAACGGAGGCGCGACGCAGCCGTCGTGAGCGTCGCGTCGGACGGCGCGCCGCTCAGTGCGAGCGGCCGTCGAAATGCGTAATCGGCAGTGCGTCGAGGTCGACGTCGTCGAGACAGCGCACGTTGATCGCGGCCATCGCGGTGCCGTTCGGATGGACGCCCTCGCCGAACGGATGAATGCCGCAGCGCTTGCAGAAGCGATGACGGATCACGTGCTTGTTGAACGTATACGTGGCGAGGTGTTCGTCGGGCGTGACGAGTGTCATCCGGTCGCGCGGCACGAACCACATCAGCGCGCCCTTGCGCCGACAGATCGAGCAGTTGCAGGCCATCACGCCCTGCAGGTCGCCCTCGACGTCGAACTTCACGTCGCCGCAGTGACAGCTTCCGTGATACAGCATGGTCGTCTCCCGGTGGGTTCGGCACACCTCGGCGGTGCCGTCATAGGTTGCGCACCATGATGCGCATCGCCCGCACGCATCGTCAATCGGCCGACCGCGGCATCGGCGAAGCGGCGCATCCCCGCAAACTGCCTGCCCGGACAAACCCTCGAAGCGTCCGATCATCGAACGCATACGCGCGATGATCGAACGCGCGCCCGCCGCCTGCGCTTGTCGCGCCCGCCTCGCCACCTCTAACCTTTCAATTTGTAATGAACGCGATCGATGCGTCGATTCGTGCAGAGAACCTCAACGAAACCGGAGATAGCCATGACCGCACGCGCGGCCCGCGAACCCCAACCCGGACACCAGCCGAAGAAGGCCGCCGCGAGCGGCTGGATCGGCTCGGCGCTCGAGTACTACGACTTCTTCATCTACGCGACGGCGGCAGCGCTGATCTTCCCGCAGATCTTCTTTCCGAAAGGCGATCCGACCACCGCGATCGTCGCGTCGCTCGCGACCTACGGCGTCGGCTATGTCGCGCGGCCGATCGGCG is a window encoding:
- a CDS encoding transglycosylase domain-containing protein, encoding MNRPLNRILPRVTGAASVWTWVKWSLLAALLIAVAIVARVVQTEIETSRLQAHYLSELTRDIGYTVEAGASDHIRFPANGPYDRRLGYALIPEFQQRLLARGFVVGKQARDSARMMSLAEHGLFLPYAEKDQTGLMLFDSTGSPLFASVSPQRVYADFDTVPRVVVDSLLFIEDRYLLDANEPNRNPAIDWGRFSRALADQALHVVNHHQARPGGSTLATQIEKFRHSPDGRTATPPEKLRQIASASIRAYLDGPQTMLARRTIVVRYLNSVPLAARPHIGEITGIGDGLAAWYGRDFNEVNRILSAPTTGDNIDEQGETFRQVLSLIIAQRAPSYFLNRGYPALQRLTDSYLRLLANGGVISPALRDAALAAHIELSAPPAAARVQSFVSRKAITSARASLLAALGISDLYQLDQLDLEATSTLDNGVQRAVAERLAQASTRDGAQAAGLYGFEMLAPKDDPSHLTYSFTLYEHRNGANLLRVQTDSVNQPFDVNRGGRINLGSTAKLRTLITYLQIVADLHARYGHLSNAELARVKPDPIDGLSRWALDYLSHTRDRSLQAMLDAAVERKYSASPDVFYTGGGAQVFSNFEKSDNGRIMTLHTAFEHSVNLVFVRLMRDIVHYEMVQTAGPSSSWLGDPEQRKQYLQQFVDGESRVYVKRYYTRYAGKSPDDALALMLQDVRKSPPKIATVLRSVAPNESLAWFEAQMRKQLKGTPAAALSDDDLAALYAKYAIDRFNLNDRGYIASVHPLALWTLNYLRAHPDAPLDDVLRDSRDARFYTYSWLYKTRYHATQDRRIRRMVELRAYGAITKAWRALGYPFAEVTPSYAAAIGASGDQPDALAKLIGLIANGGDKAPTETITRLDFAKGTPYETRFVRAPAQPQPVLSPEIVNVARTLLRDVVLNGTARRLAGGLTLPDGKTLPVYGKTGTGDQRFNVYARGARLIESRKVNRSGTFVFVIGDRFFGVLTATAHEPYAARYDFTSAMAVQLLKSMAPALAPLIERPANAGVRTAGPAPQAELPAQNGGATQPS
- a CDS encoding GFA family protein — translated: MLYHGSCHCGDVKFDVEGDLQGVMACNCSICRRKGALMWFVPRDRMTLVTPDEHLATYTFNKHVIRHRFCKRCGIHPFGEGVHPNGTAMAAINVRCLDDVDLDALPITHFDGRSH